A region of Salinibacter sp. 10B DNA encodes the following proteins:
- a CDS encoding branched-chain amino acid transaminase, giving the protein MKPDIWFNGEFVSHEDAQVHVLSHVIHYGSSVFEGIRCYETERGPAVFRLEEHMQRLLDSAKVYRMEIPYTLDELNTAVVETIEHSGLPACYIRPVVFRGEGPMGVNPLDNTVDTAIAVWEWGQYLGEEALEKGVDVEVASWNRMAPNTFPAMAKAGGNYLNASLVKMNAVKNGKMEGIMLTTDGYVAEGSGENLFLVKDETLYTAPSSSTILPGITRDSVIALAEARGYSIEEKRIAREELYLADELFFTGTAAEVTPIRTVDDYEIGRGKRGPVTKELQDAFFDVVQGGEDPHDWLTFVDVPEEAGVTT; this is encoded by the coding sequence ATGAAGCCCGACATCTGGTTCAACGGAGAGTTCGTTTCCCATGAGGACGCGCAGGTGCACGTCCTGTCGCACGTCATTCACTACGGTTCGTCCGTGTTTGAAGGCATCCGTTGCTACGAAACGGAGCGCGGCCCGGCCGTTTTTCGACTGGAGGAGCACATGCAACGCCTCCTCGATTCGGCAAAGGTGTACCGCATGGAGATTCCGTATACGCTCGATGAGTTGAATACAGCGGTTGTCGAGACGATTGAGCACAGCGGCCTCCCTGCGTGTTATATCCGGCCGGTGGTGTTTCGGGGCGAAGGCCCAATGGGCGTCAACCCGCTCGACAACACGGTCGACACAGCTATTGCCGTCTGGGAGTGGGGACAGTATCTCGGCGAAGAAGCCCTGGAGAAGGGGGTGGACGTGGAGGTAGCCAGCTGGAATCGGATGGCGCCCAACACCTTCCCGGCCATGGCGAAGGCCGGCGGCAATTATCTGAATGCCTCCCTCGTGAAGATGAACGCCGTGAAGAACGGCAAGATGGAAGGCATTATGCTCACCACTGACGGATACGTTGCTGAAGGCAGTGGGGAGAACCTCTTTCTCGTGAAGGACGAGACGCTCTACACTGCCCCGTCCAGCTCTACCATTCTTCCGGGCATCACGCGAGACTCCGTCATTGCACTGGCAGAGGCGCGTGGGTACTCCATCGAGGAGAAACGGATTGCCCGCGAGGAGCTCTACCTGGCCGACGAGCTCTTCTTTACGGGCACGGCGGCAGAGGTGACGCCCATTCGCACAGTGGACGATTACGAAATTGGTCGGGGCAAGCGCGGCCCGGTCACGAAGGAATTGCAGGATGCCTTCTTCGACGTGGTGCAGGGCGGGGAAGACCCGCACGACTGGCTCACGTTCGTTGACGTGCCGGAAGAGGCGGGGGTGACGACGTAA
- a CDS encoding glycosyltransferase family 2 protein has protein sequence MTTLVIIPAFNEARAIGQVIGDIPDDVADEVVVVNNASTDETEDNARAAGATVLTEERQGYGYACLRGIEYAKARQPDIVVFLDGDYSDHPEEMTRLVEPIVNDDADFVVGSRIRGETEPGALLPQAQIGNRLACTLMRWVWGAEYTDLGPFRAIRFRDLRALDMQDKTFGWTIEMQIKAVEAGLRTEEVPVSYRRRVGVSKITGTIQGTVKASAKILWTIGRMAFTRRRRIPTLRARVEQGRNDLHTGPRFR, from the coding sequence GTGACTACCCTTGTCATTATTCCTGCTTTCAACGAAGCGCGTGCCATCGGCCAGGTGATTGGCGACATTCCCGATGACGTTGCAGACGAGGTGGTGGTCGTCAACAATGCCTCCACCGACGAGACGGAGGATAACGCCCGGGCCGCCGGGGCCACTGTCCTCACTGAAGAACGGCAGGGATACGGTTACGCCTGCCTGCGCGGGATCGAGTATGCGAAGGCCCGGCAACCGGACATTGTCGTCTTCCTCGACGGCGACTACAGCGATCATCCGGAGGAGATGACGCGACTCGTCGAGCCGATTGTGAACGACGACGCTGATTTCGTGGTGGGGTCCCGCATTCGGGGCGAGACGGAACCGGGGGCCCTGCTGCCGCAGGCCCAGATTGGCAACCGGCTGGCGTGTACACTCATGCGATGGGTCTGGGGGGCGGAGTACACCGACCTCGGCCCGTTTCGGGCCATCCGCTTCCGCGACCTGCGGGCGCTGGACATGCAGGACAAAACCTTCGGGTGGACCATTGAGATGCAGATCAAGGCCGTAGAGGCGGGGCTGCGCACGGAGGAGGTTCCTGTCTCCTACCGGCGGCGGGTGGGCGTTTCGAAAATCACCGGCACCATTCAGGGCACCGTGAAGGCCTCGGCCAAGATTCTGTGGACCATCGGGCGGATGGCGTTCACGCGGCGCCGTCGCATCCCAACGTTGAGGGCACGGGTCGAGCAGGGCCGAAACGACCTCCACACCGGCCCAAGGTTCAGGTGA
- a CDS encoding GNAT family N-acetyltransferase, with product MAVATIRKATPDDAETLQDLILELAAYERLMDEAEPSVHLLREHLSEEALTGCEALIAETDSGTAVGFALFFHNYSTFLTNAGLYVEDLFVKSTYRGEGIGFALLQRCAEIAEARGCRRMEWAVLDWNEDAIDFYEEVGAEPMDDWTTMRMNEEAIEEMAAAEA from the coding sequence ATGGCTGTAGCAACGATCCGAAAGGCCACCCCCGACGATGCCGAGACGCTGCAAGATCTCATCCTGGAGCTGGCCGCCTACGAGCGACTGATGGACGAGGCTGAGCCCAGCGTGCATCTCCTGCGCGAGCATTTGTCGGAGGAAGCGCTCACAGGATGTGAGGCGCTGATTGCGGAGACGGACAGCGGCACGGCGGTGGGATTTGCGCTCTTCTTCCACAACTATTCCACGTTCCTCACCAACGCGGGACTCTACGTGGAGGACCTCTTCGTAAAGTCGACGTACCGGGGCGAGGGCATTGGCTTTGCGCTGTTGCAGCGATGTGCGGAGATTGCGGAGGCACGCGGGTGCCGCCGGATGGAGTGGGCGGTGCTGGACTGGAATGAAGACGCGATCGACTTCTACGAGGAGGTGGGCGCTGAGCCGATGGACGACTGGACGACGATGCGCATGAACGAGGAGGCGATTGAAGAGATGGCTGCGGCGGAGGCGTAG
- a CDS encoding AAA family ATPase — translation MSAPTDLSTLGELKASGYQVRSVKDEMRANLIAKLRADENIFPGILGYDQTVIPQIQNAILAKHDLILLGLRGQAKTRLIRMLPDLLDDYIPVLADTPLNENPFEPVTKQGREVVDEHGDETPIEWLPREARYGEKLATPDTTIADLIGDIDPIKAANKRLTYADEEVIHFGIIPRTNRGIFAINELPDLQPRIQVGLFNIMEEQDIQIRGFNVRFPLDVMMVFSANPEDYTSRGNLVTPLKDRIDSQIITHYPKTLDTGMAITEQEAWIDRASDDGEAAIDVHVPHFFREIIEQIAFEARESEYIDQTSGVSVRVTRAAMEALLSAAERRALLNGEEETTVRISDLMHVAPAITGKVELVYEGEQEGAQNVALSLIGQAIRAIYTRYFPDPDDKEKGRPAYQDVLDWFADGHSVDLEQDMSDDTYAETLTQIDGLYDLVEQHATPDSDAERLVTMEFVLEALHQNSLIGKEIGDGVQSYDDIMGSMLSSLGDGGMPDEGFDDDDDDDPLSRYR, via the coding sequence ATGTCTGCCCCGACTGATCTTTCGACCCTCGGCGAGTTGAAGGCCTCCGGCTACCAGGTTCGCTCCGTGAAGGACGAGATGCGGGCGAATTTGATTGCAAAGCTGCGTGCCGACGAGAACATCTTTCCCGGCATTCTGGGCTACGACCAGACGGTGATTCCGCAGATCCAGAATGCCATTCTGGCCAAGCACGATCTCATTCTGCTCGGCCTCCGTGGGCAGGCCAAGACGCGCCTCATCCGGATGCTACCAGACCTGCTGGACGACTACATCCCGGTGCTTGCGGACACCCCGCTGAACGAGAATCCGTTCGAGCCGGTGACGAAGCAGGGGCGCGAGGTCGTGGACGAGCACGGTGATGAGACGCCGATCGAGTGGCTGCCGCGCGAGGCCCGCTACGGCGAAAAGCTGGCGACGCCCGACACCACGATCGCGGACCTCATCGGCGACATCGACCCCATCAAGGCCGCCAACAAGCGCCTCACCTACGCCGATGAGGAGGTCATCCACTTCGGCATTATCCCGCGCACGAATCGCGGCATCTTCGCGATTAACGAGCTGCCGGACCTCCAGCCCCGCATTCAGGTGGGCCTGTTCAACATCATGGAGGAGCAGGACATTCAGATCCGCGGATTCAACGTGCGATTTCCGCTCGACGTGATGATGGTCTTCTCGGCCAACCCGGAGGACTACACGAGTCGCGGCAACCTGGTGACGCCGCTCAAGGACCGGATCGACAGCCAGATCATCACCCACTACCCGAAGACGCTGGATACGGGGATGGCGATTACCGAGCAGGAGGCCTGGATCGACCGAGCGTCCGACGACGGCGAGGCCGCCATTGACGTGCACGTGCCCCACTTCTTCCGCGAGATCATCGAGCAGATTGCGTTCGAGGCCCGCGAGAGCGAGTACATTGACCAGACGTCGGGCGTCTCGGTGCGTGTGACGCGGGCGGCGATGGAGGCGCTGCTCTCGGCTGCCGAGCGCCGCGCGCTGCTGAACGGGGAGGAGGAAACGACGGTTCGCATCAGCGACCTCATGCATGTGGCACCGGCCATTACCGGTAAGGTCGAACTCGTCTACGAGGGGGAGCAGGAGGGGGCGCAAAACGTGGCGCTTTCGCTCATCGGGCAGGCCATCCGCGCCATCTACACCCGCTACTTCCCCGACCCGGATGACAAGGAGAAGGGCCGCCCGGCCTACCAGGACGTGCTGGACTGGTTTGCCGACGGCCACTCGGTGGACCTGGAGCAGGACATGAGCGACGACACCTACGCCGAGACCCTGACGCAGATCGACGGGCTGTATGATCTCGTCGAACAGCACGCGACGCCCGATTCGGACGCCGAGCGGCTCGTGACAATGGAGTTCGTCCTGGAGGCGCTCCACCAGAACTCACTCATCGGGAAGGAGATTGGCGACGGCGTACAGTCCTACGACGACATCATGGGCTCGATGCTGTCCTCGCTCGGCGACGGTGGCATGCCGGACGAGGGCTTCGATGACGACGACGATGACGACCCGCTGAGCCGATATCGATAG
- a CDS encoding TonB-dependent receptor, translating to MILLRSLQSFVFVLLFSVAALLPAHGQSTQSAAVIGRVVESDPSQPLPGANVVLRNPATGQRRYGTSTDSTGRFILRGVAPGRYRLAVSFVGYERHTERLILAAGETRRDTIALHPRSLAQDEVVISTRRAQQRVAPVTVSNLTTDEVDRRLGVQDLPALLEEMPSTTSYSENGNGIGYSTLSIRGFDQRRIAVSINGVPQNDPEDFNVFWVNLYGMESSIEDVQVQRGAGASLYGSVGIGGAINIVTDPFEPEPYLRVRTGAGSFDTQRYSVTANSGLLGDRYVLNARVSRVVSDGYRRNAWTEFNRFFGGIARYGERSTLKIQAFGGLQMDGLAFSGIPKSANDNETARRQNPSAAANDQERFRPPQVHLNHEWRVSPDWSLDQTAFWIRGVGYFDYGANYRSADYLRLPDDVTLDGRRLSDAERAAPLFAFGLTPDDVVVRGTLDQHQWGWIPTLVYESGTTKTTVGVEARLHRSLRWGRIQRAGSMIPDAVVGPEADHRLWQYRGEKIITSAFGAHLFRPVDRLAVQADLQLTWRRYRFYDEKTFDRKNLQAHNFTVPYFFANPRLGVTLFPDQPFSTYASIAFASREPRRTQLYDGGEGPAGATPQFERGMDGSFDYDRPLIEPEHLVDVEVGGSLNRRRYRLSANGFWMEFWNEIVPSGGVTQFGVPRTGNADRSRHAGLELEGSVQLVPGWTLSGNAMIARTRFIDFTEYRTLGDTTVALERDGNPIASSPEQLANLRTSYTWQGLTASLNVRVVGRQYVDNSGGDAATVDGGDLVVKETDARTIDPYALLGASLTYEAPAHTPFEGLQLQLNADNLLDAHVLQHGVRGASGPRFYPAATRSMFVELRYRFP from the coding sequence ATGATCTTGCTTCGTTCTCTCCAGTCGTTCGTTTTTGTCCTTTTGTTTAGTGTTGCTGCGCTCCTTCCGGCGCACGGCCAGTCTACCCAATCGGCGGCCGTTATCGGACGCGTGGTTGAGTCTGATCCGTCTCAACCTTTACCCGGAGCAAACGTGGTCCTGCGCAATCCGGCCACCGGGCAGCGTCGCTACGGGACCTCCACGGATTCAACCGGTCGGTTTATCCTGCGCGGCGTGGCTCCGGGCCGCTACCGGCTTGCGGTGAGCTTCGTGGGCTACGAGCGCCACACCGAACGCCTCATCCTTGCTGCCGGCGAGACGAGGCGCGACACGATTGCGCTCCATCCCCGCTCGCTGGCCCAGGACGAGGTCGTCATTTCCACGCGACGGGCGCAGCAACGGGTCGCCCCCGTTACCGTCAGCAACCTCACGACCGACGAGGTGGACCGACGCCTCGGGGTTCAGGATCTCCCGGCACTGCTGGAAGAGATGCCGTCGACCACCTCCTATTCCGAAAACGGCAATGGGATCGGGTATTCGACCCTCTCCATCCGCGGCTTCGACCAACGCCGAATTGCGGTGTCGATCAACGGCGTGCCGCAGAACGACCCAGAGGACTTCAACGTGTTCTGGGTGAACCTCTACGGCATGGAATCTTCGATCGAGGACGTGCAGGTGCAGCGTGGGGCGGGGGCGTCGCTGTACGGCTCCGTAGGCATCGGCGGGGCCATCAACATCGTCACCGATCCGTTCGAGCCGGAGCCGTACCTTCGCGTTCGCACGGGGGCCGGGTCGTTCGACACGCAGCGCTACTCGGTGACGGCCAACAGCGGCCTGCTCGGCGATCGCTATGTTCTCAACGCTCGCGTCAGCCGCGTCGTGTCGGACGGCTACCGCCGCAATGCGTGGACCGAGTTCAATCGCTTCTTCGGCGGAATTGCGCGCTACGGTGAGCGGTCCACCCTCAAAATCCAGGCCTTTGGGGGATTGCAGATGGACGGATTGGCGTTTAGTGGCATTCCAAAGTCGGCCAACGACAACGAGACGGCGCGCCGGCAGAATCCGAGTGCTGCCGCCAACGACCAAGAGCGCTTTCGACCGCCCCAGGTCCACCTCAATCATGAGTGGCGCGTGTCGCCGGACTGGTCGCTTGACCAGACGGCCTTCTGGATTCGGGGCGTCGGCTACTTCGACTACGGTGCCAATTACCGATCCGCCGATTATCTGCGTCTTCCGGACGACGTCACCCTTGACGGCCGACGGCTGAGCGACGCTGAGCGTGCTGCTCCCCTTTTTGCCTTCGGTCTCACGCCCGACGACGTGGTTGTGCGGGGCACGCTCGACCAGCACCAGTGGGGCTGGATTCCGACGCTGGTGTATGAGAGCGGGACGACGAAGACGACGGTGGGCGTCGAGGCGCGTCTGCATCGATCCCTGCGATGGGGGCGTATTCAGCGGGCCGGGTCCATGATTCCGGATGCAGTGGTGGGGCCGGAAGCCGATCATCGGCTCTGGCAGTACCGGGGCGAAAAGATCATTACGTCTGCTTTTGGTGCCCACCTCTTCCGGCCTGTGGATCGGCTGGCCGTGCAGGCCGATCTGCAACTCACCTGGCGCCGCTACCGCTTCTACGACGAAAAGACGTTCGATCGCAAGAACCTGCAGGCGCACAACTTCACGGTGCCTTATTTCTTTGCGAACCCGCGCCTGGGCGTTACACTCTTTCCGGATCAGCCGTTCAGCACCTACGCGAGCATTGCTTTTGCCAGTCGAGAACCTCGCCGTACCCAGCTCTATGACGGAGGCGAAGGACCGGCGGGGGCGACGCCGCAGTTTGAGCGGGGGATGGACGGTTCATTCGACTACGACCGGCCCCTCATCGAGCCGGAGCATCTGGTAGACGTGGAGGTCGGCGGCTCTCTGAATCGACGTCGTTACCGCCTCTCGGCCAACGGCTTTTGGATGGAATTCTGGAATGAGATTGTCCCGAGCGGTGGGGTTACGCAGTTCGGGGTGCCCCGGACTGGCAATGCCGATCGGAGCCGACACGCGGGCCTAGAACTGGAGGGCAGCGTGCAACTGGTGCCCGGATGGACCCTTTCGGGCAATGCGATGATTGCCCGTACCCGGTTCATCGACTTCACCGAGTACCGGACGCTGGGGGACACGACCGTCGCCCTCGAACGTGACGGCAACCCGATTGCATCTTCGCCTGAACAACTGGCCAATTTGCGCACGTCGTACACGTGGCAGGGGCTCACCGCGTCGCTCAACGTGCGGGTCGTGGGCCGTCAGTACGTCGACAACTCCGGCGGGGACGCCGCGACCGTTGACGGTGGCGATCTGGTCGTTAAGGAGACCGACGCTCGCACGATCGATCCGTACGCCTTGCTTGGCGCCTCGCTCACCTACGAGGCCCCCGCACACACGCCGTTCGAGGGCCTTCAGCTTCAGCTCAACGCCGACAACCTGCTCGACGCCCATGTGTTGCAGCACGGCGTCCGGGGCGCGAGCGGCCCGCGCTTCTACCCGGCCGCCACGCGCAGCATGTTCGTAGAGTTGAGGTATCGGTTTCCGTAA
- a CDS encoding DUF429 domain-containing protein yields the protein MTDEASSAEWVAGADGFRDGWAIVLWQPTTGTIRRRTVDAVEALLDLPEAPAVTGIDMVIGCPEQAEPGGRACDQAARKLLGHPRGASVFSAPAYDTLQADTYEEALRRNRASGPDAPGLSKQAFHLLPKLRALAARMTPQRQQRVREVHPELSFYAMNGDAPVEAKKKSREGRDERVRLLQKNGIPDVEEAVAAVAEGALGADDVIDAHAACWTARRIREGTAERCPPETEPAPESAQGLRMEIWR from the coding sequence ATGACCGACGAGGCTTCCTCAGCAGAGTGGGTGGCCGGGGCTGATGGGTTTCGAGACGGTTGGGCCATTGTGCTTTGGCAACCCACGACCGGGACGATACGGCGACGCACGGTGGACGCCGTGGAGGCGCTGCTCGATCTGCCGGAGGCGCCAGCGGTGACGGGCATCGACATGGTGATTGGGTGCCCGGAGCAGGCCGAGCCGGGCGGACGGGCCTGCGACCAGGCTGCGCGCAAGCTGTTGGGGCATCCGCGCGGGGCGAGTGTTTTTTCGGCCCCCGCGTACGACACTCTTCAGGCTGATACCTACGAGGAGGCTCTCCGTCGCAATCGCGCCAGCGGACCGGACGCGCCCGGTCTTTCGAAGCAGGCCTTCCACCTGCTGCCGAAGCTGCGGGCCCTGGCTGCACGGATGACTCCTCAGCGCCAGCAGCGCGTCCGCGAGGTACATCCCGAGCTCTCTTTCTATGCTATGAATGGGGACGCGCCGGTTGAGGCGAAAAAGAAGAGCCGGGAGGGGCGCGATGAGCGCGTGCGCTTGTTGCAGAAAAATGGGATTCCGGACGTTGAGGAGGCCGTCGCAGCGGTCGCAGAAGGAGCGCTCGGGGCAGACGATGTGATCGATGCCCATGCCGCCTGCTGGACGGCCCGGCGGATTCGTGAGGGCACAGCCGAGCGGTGCCCACCGGAGACCGAACCGGCCCCAGAAAGTGCACAGGGATTGCGCATGGAAATCTGGCGGTGA